The genomic window CATGTTCATTACCATCACATTCATCCCTAAATTTAAGGCAGCTTTTTGCGTGCTTAAACGGGTACGCAAACTCGGGTTCATAAATACCAATCCGAGGGTTTTATTTTTGCCCAAATCGCTATGTGCGTACGGACTAGCCTTGAGTGCCAAAGCACTTGCTACTAATTGTTTGATGTCTTGCACATCATGTACGGAAGAGAATAATTTCATTTAAGTTATAAGTTTTAAGTTATATGTAATACGTGATTGTGCACTACTTACTTCTAACTTTGGTAATCAAATTAATGAGCATCGCCTTAATGGCGTTTATTGTATTCTCCAATTCTAAAAACTCAGTTTCGGAGATGTAATTTAAATCTCTACATAAAAGTAGAAAGTAATCCGTTTCGTTTGCAGAGCCTAATGAAATATTTAGAAAGTTGGCAAAATCCAATTGAGATTTCTTACCACAACCTTCAGCAATATTTGCTGGAATTGAAGCCGCGGCCCTTCTTATCTGACTAGTTACCCCAAATATTTCTTCTTTAGGAAATTTTGCAGTTAATCTATAGATTTCCAGAACAAGTTGGTGTGGTTTTTCCCAAACTTTTAATTCTTTGTAGTTCTGCATTACTTAAAACGTATTACGTAGAACTTAAAACCTTTTTCAACGCCTCCAAAAACTCATCTGCATGTGCCTTTGTCAAATTCAAAGCTGGCAATAAACGAATTACGTTAGGCTTAGCTTCTCCAGTAAAGATGAAATGCTTGAATAACAAATCCTTTTTCACGTGAGCTAATTCTTCTGGTAATTCGATGCCGATCATTAAGCCTCTGCCACGTACTTCTTTTACTTGCTCAAATTTCTTTAGCTCTTCAATCAAGTACGTTCCAACTTCCTCAGCATTTTTCATCAAGTTATCTTTCTCGATAACCTCTAAAACTGCTAATGCTGCGGCACAAGCCAAATGATTACCACCAAAAGTAGTACCCAATTGCCCGTGCCAAGGTTTAAATTTCGGAGCGATAGAAATCCCTGCGATAGGAAATCCGTTGCCCATTCCTTTGGCCATGGTATAAATATCCGCTTCTACGCCAGCCCAATCATGCGAATAAAACTGACCTGTACGGCCGTAACCACATTGTACGCTATCGGCGATGTAAACTGCATTATGCTCGTCACAAAGTGAACGAATTTTCTGCAAGAAACTTTTTGATGCTTCTTTGATGCCCCCAACACCTTGGATGCCTTCGATGATTACCGCAGCAATTTCGTTTCCGTGTTTTGCAAATTCATCAGCCAATGCTTGCTCATCGTTAAAAGGCAAGAATGTGATGTTCTCTGTTTCATTTACCGGCGCTACAATTTTTGGATTGTCTGTAGCGGCGACGGCTAAAGAAGTACGGCCATGGAAAGCTCCTTTAAAAGCAATGATTTTCTTTCTTCCGTTGTAGAATGACGCTAGCTTTAGCGCATTTTCGTTCGCTTCGGCACCAGAGTTCAATAAGAACAATTGGTAATCGGTTTTACCAGAAACCTGCCCTAGTTTCTCCGCCAATTGCGCTTGCAAAGGAATTTTGATAGAGTTAGAATAAAATCCAACTTTGTTTAATTGCTCGGTTAAACGTTGCACATAATGTGGGTTGGTATGGCCAATGCTAATTACCGCATGACCACCATAAAGGTCTAAATATTTTTGCCCGTTAGCATCCCAAACATTGCTGCCTTGTGCTTCCGTGATTTCTATGTCGTTTAATGGATATACGTCGTATAAGTTCATAATTGAGGTATAAGGTTTAAGGTGTTAGGGTTTAAGGTTTTCCCCTCCACTTCTTAAAAATTTTAAAAAAGAAATTAGCATTGCTCTAACTTCGTTAATTGATTGGTTCACTTTTAGGTAATCTTCTTCACTAATATACTTTAACTCTGATGCACACAAGCAGCAGTAATCTATTTCATTAGTAGAACCCAGAGCAATATTGAGAAAATGTGCAAAATCTTTATCTGTAAATCTTCCGCATCCTTCTACAATATTTAAGGGTATGGATAATGAAGCTCTAGTTAACTGAGATATCAATTCAAATCGTTCTTCTTTTGGAAATTGAGTAGCAATACTCTTTTTGATGAACATGTTTAGCTCATGTGCCTTTTTCCAAACATCGAGTTTTTTGTAGTCCCTCATAACCTTATGCCTTATACCCTACGCCTTTTACCTTTCTAAAAATTCGCTGCTTTCAACTTCAAACCCGCTGTTTCTTCCAGACCAAACATCAAGTTCATATTCTGAACTGCTTGGCCGCTGGCGCCTTTTAAAAGGTTATCTATAATGCTAATGATAAACAATTTATTGCCGTGCTTTTCTAAATGTACAAGGCATTTGTTTGTGTTTACCACTTGCTTTAAATCGATGTTTTTCCGGCTTACGTGAGTAAATGAATGACCAGCATAATAATTTTCGTAAAGCTCGTAAGCTTGTTCTTCCGTCAAATCGCTTTCAATATACATCGCAGCCAAAATCCCTCTGGTAAAATCGCCACGTTGTGGGATGAAAGTAAGAAGCCCGCCCCCAGTCCCTCCCAAAGGGAGGGGAGCTCCATTCGCTTGCACTAAACTCTCGCCAATTTCATTCAAGTGTTGGTGTTCAAAAGCTTTGTAAATGGAAAGATTGTTGTTTCTCCAGCTGAAGTGCGAAGTTTTGCTCAAGCTTTGTCCGGCACCAGTAGAACCTGTAGTTGCGTTAATATGTACTTCGCTTTGCAACAAACCTTTTGAAGCCAATGGCAACAAACCTAACTGAATGCAAGTAGCAAAACAGCCTGGATTAGCAATATTTCGTGCAGATTGGATTTTATCTTTATTTAATTCTGGAAGACCGTAAACGAATTGACGATTTTCGATTGACGAATTACGATTTAACCTGAAGTCTTGAGACAAATCAATGATTTTAATGCGCTCATCAATAGGATTAGCTTCCAAAAACTTCTTCGCATCACCATGGCCAACACATAAAAACAAAACGTCGATGTCTTGCGAAATTTGGTCAGTAAAACGTAAGTCAGTATCGCCAAATAAATCAGTATGCACATCCGAAATCAGATTTCCAGCGTTACTGCTGCTATTTACAAAAGCAATTTCTACTTGTGGGTGGTTTACCAAGATACGTAGCATCTCGCCACCAGTGTAACCTGCTCCTCCAATAATTCCTGCTTTTATCATATTTTTAGGTTCATTGTTGTCATTGCGAGGCACGAAGCAATCTCATTTATCGTTTTAAGATTGCTTCGTGCCTCGCAATGACGCTATTTTATTTCAATTTTATAAAGTAAAAATTCTTCGTCTGGTCCTTGTTTTACAAAACCAATTTGTTCGTAAAGGCTTTGCGCTGTAAAATTATCAACGGCTGTTTCTAGCTGAACAAAAGTAGAACCTTGCCCTTTGGCAAAATCGATTACAGTTTTGATGAGTGCTTCACCAATTCCCTGTTTACGGTAGTCTGGATCAACAAACAAATCGTTCAATATCCAATTTTTGGTTAATCTAGCGGACGAATATTTTGGATAAAGCTGTGTAAATCCAACTGGCTTGTCCCCATCAAGTGCTACAAAAATTACCGATTCGTTATTCTCCAAACGAGCGTCGATGAATGCTTTCGCCATTCCTAAATCAGAGAACTTACCGTAAAATATCCTGTACTGATTAAACAAGCCAACCACTAGATTAGCTTCTTTTTCATCAATACGTTTAATTTCTATTTTACTCATACTTTTAGGGCTTTAATATCTAAGGCTTAGGTGTTTGCGGCGTATCAACCTTACGCCTTTTACCTCAAGCCTTACACCTCCAGAAGCTACGCTTCTGAATTAACTTTATGCCAAATCATTACTTGGTTACCGAAAATTTTAGAGAAACCTTTTACATCTTCGCCGCTCCAAGCATTGTTCATTTCGCCGTAGCTACCAAATTTGTTGCTCATTAAATCGTTAGCACTTTCTATACCCACAATGTGGAAACGATAAGGCAACAACTCAACAAATACTTTACCGTTAACGGTACTTTGTGTAGAAGTTAAGAAAGCTTCCATGTCTCTCATAATTGGATCGTGGAATTGACCTTCGTGCAACCAGTTTCCATAAAATGATGATAAGTTTTCTTTCCAGCTCAACTGCCATTTGGTTAAGGTGTGTTTCTCTAAAGCGTGGTGCGCTTTGATGATCACCATCGGCCCTGCCGCCTCAAAACCCACACGACCTTTAATGCCAATAATGGTATCACCCACGTGAACATCACGACCTACACCAAAAGGAGCTGCAATAGCTTGTAACTTTTGGATGGCTCTTACAGGCTCTAATTTCTCGCCATCTACAGCCACCAATTCTCCTTTTTCGAAAGTTAATTCTACTTGCCTAGCTTCGGTTTCAGTTACCTGCGTTGGCCAAGCACTTTCTGGTAAAGTTTTGTTAGATGTCAATGTTTCTGCACCACCTACCGAAGTACCCCACAAACCTTTGTTGATCGAATATTTTGCTTTTTCGGCAGTGTAAACCACACCGTGTTTGGCTAAATACTCAATTTCCGCTTCGCGTGATAATTTCAAATCTCTAATTGGCGTAATGATTTCCACGTTAGGAATTAGGATATTGAAAATCATATCAAAACGCACTTGGTCGTTACCCGCACCTGTACTACCGTGAGCTACGTAATCTGCACCAATTTTTTTTACGTAATTAGCAATAGCTGTAGCTTGGCAAACACGCTCTGCACTTACCGATAATGGATAAGTAGCATTTTTCAACACGTTGCCATAAATCAAATACTTGATGCTATCGTTGTAATAGTTTTCGGTTTCATCTACGGCAGCGTGCGAGGTTACCCCTAAAGCATAAGCCCGTGCTTCAATTTCCTTTAGCTCTTCATCAGAAAAACCACCAGTGTTTACCACTACCGAGTGTACTTCTAAATCTCTGTCTTTAGTTAAATGAATGCAGCAGAATGAGGTGTCTAAACCTCCGCTAAATGCTAAAACAACTTTTTTCTTCATCTTGTATTTATTTTATTAACCCCCAACCCCTAAAGGGGAGTTGTATAGGATGATTTATAATTTTCTATTTATTAATGAACGCCAAAAACAACAACAGTGATTTTAAATCGCTGCCACCTTTTTTCTCAATTAAACGCTGTTTAATCCGCATAAAACGTTCGTAAAGCTTCGGTTTTTTCTGCAGCTCTTCCGCAAACTCTTTGGCAGCTTCGTGTTTTTTCTCTTTCGGATCGTACAACATTGCCGTACACATGCAATTCTTGCGTTCTTTCATCTTCAAGATATCGAAGTTTACACAGCTTTGGCAGCCTTTCCAAAATTCTTCATCTTGCGTAAGTTCCGAGTAGGTCACAGGTTCGTAACCCAAATCAGAGTTGATTTTCATTACCGCCAAACCTGTAGTTAGGCCAAATATTTTTGCTTTAGGATAAAGTTTACGTGACAAGGCGAAAATTTCTTCCTTAATGGCTTTTGCCAATCCTTCTTTACGGTATTTAGGACTTACAATTAGACCCGAGTTAGCCACAAACTGACCGTGGCTCCAGGTTTCGATGTAGCAAAAGCCTGCCCACGAGCCATCCTTATGAAAAGCAATGACAGATTTGCCCTCTTGCATTTTGCCCGCAACATATTCTGGCGAACGTTTAGCGATACCCGTACCTCTAGCTTTCGCAGACTCGGCCATCTCTTCAACTATTTCTTCTGCAAAAACACGATGTTCAGGAAGTGCGACTTGCACTATAAAATCGTTATTATTCATTAATTCTTTAACGAAAAAATATGGTATTCTTGTTAATTGGGTTTTTATTGAGGATCAATTCCTCATGGGTTTAAGTTCCCTAGGGTAAGACTTAAATCCGCGGCGTAAAGAGTTGCCGACTTGTAGTGATATGAAATATGGGGTGTAAACGTTCAATAAAATAGCCGTTAGGTGCCATGGTTTTGGCATCTAAAACAGATAATTTATGTACAATTTGTTTACTCATTTTTTAATCGAATCAACTCTGTAGAATTGATTGTGGCGCAAAGGTTTAAATAAAAATTGAGTTGTGCAATACAATTCGCATTTTTTTACATTTTGTTTATCATTTCTTAACCTAATAATGGAGCATGGACAAAAGAGCAAAGATTAAAGACTTTAAGTCTGCTAAGTTTATTTTGAAAAGCTAAGCCAGTGCTACTATTTACTTTAGCCCCGCTATACGCTTTACTTGCCTCGTGCCTCGGCTGCGTGTTCGCTGCTATCGGGTTTAATTAACTAAGTTCTATACAATAAAACTACTTTGCAACCTTTGCATAAGCCTATTTTTATTATCGTTGTTTTTACCTTTTTCGGTTCCCTAAATCTAGGGACTGGCTGTTAGAACGTAAAGATGTGCAGTAACTTTGTCAATCTTAATATAAAAGTTGGCTAGTTAAGATTGACAAAGTTTAAAGCTGATGTGCTTTATAATTCCGGAGCGTTATCGTAGCGTCTTAAATCCGAATTATTTAGAACAGTTTAAAATTCTGCAATCTGCTGTTCGATATAACAAAATGTCGAACAGCAAAAATACTTTTAGAGCATCATTTCGAACGAGGTACGAGGAGAAATCTGTTGTATAGGAGTTCTTAACTTTGAAACTTCTCTCTACGTTCTAAATGTCGGCACAAGAAACAAAAGATTATATTAGAAAGAAAACTGGATAAGCAACAGACAGCAACAATCATTTCCAATAAGGCGTCACATCTAAATTCAATTAAGTTTTATGGTTATAAATTCAAAAACTTGTAGCAAATAGGAGCAACCCAACGTATAGGGAAATAAGTATCGGGAAAAGGCTTCTGCTTATTTAACAAAGTTTAACATCATACTAAAGCCTATAAAACCAATATTTGTATATTTGAAACTTAAATTCACACTGATTTTACGCTAAAACATGAATACAACTCGTACAAAAATTTCTTTTAAAACATTATATGCATTAGTTGCGATAGCAACCGTTACCTTACTTTCGGCATGTGGTAAAGGAGAAAACCAAGTAACAGAATATGGTTCTTTAAGTGTATACAACGCTTCGCCGAGTTCTACAACCTATGATGTTTACCTTAATAGTTCCAAGTTAAATAGCGCAGCATTGCCTTACGCTGGCGGTGTAAAATATGTTCAGCTTACTGCTGGAAGCTATGAAACCAAGTTTACCGTTGCTTCCGAAACGGCTTCGATTTATACTAAAACAGGTATTAATATTGCGAACAATGCTTTTTCTACTTTATACTTAACTGGTACTACGGGTAGTTTCGATGGCCTTTTGGTGGCTGATGAATTTGCAGGTGCGGCAACTGATAAAGCTCATGTGCGTTTCATTAACCTATCGCCAGATGCCCCGGCTTTAGATTTACGTATTAAAGATGCAACAAGCAACCTTACTTCTAACAAAGCTTACAAAACTAACAGTGGTTTTACAGCGGTAGATGCAGGAGCAAAAACTTTTGAGATTAAAGAAACCACTTCTGGTAATGTTAAAGCTACGGTTGATAGAACCCTAGTAAACGGAACTTTTTACACCATTATTGCTGGCGGAAAAATCACTCCAGGTACAAATGAAAGGGCTTTTAATGGGCAAATTATTCAGCATCAATAAATTAATAGCGTAAGGCTACACTGTTAACGTTGCTTTTTTAAATCACTTTATACAATTAGCAAAACTTTTTGCTAATTACTCAATCCCAAGCAATTTTTTGTTTGGGATTTCTTTTTTCACTACTTTTCTCAATTCTTATTTAGAATAATTAAAAATAATTTGGATGTCAGTAATTTCTGTTGTTAATTTGCGTCTTTAGAATTAATCCAAATAATAATAATGAGTTTACGTTTACAACTTACAGCAATGTTACTCTGCGTTTTTAGCCTATCAGCTTTTGCGCAAACAGGAACTATCAAAGGAAAAATTACCACCGCCGACGGCCAGCCTGCCGGATACATTAGCGTTGGTTTAAAAAACAACAACCACAATACCCTTACCGATGATAATGGAAACTTTTCATTGAATAAAGTAAAGTCAGGCGATTATACCATACGTGTAAGTGCGGTAGGCATTAAATCGCAGGAAAAAAACATCAGTATTAAGGTAGGCGAAACCGCTACGGTTAACTTTAGCTTAACCGAAAACAATGAAGCTTTGAAAGAAGTAACCATTGCGGGTAAGAAAAATAAGTACAAAGTAAGTTTGCCATCGGCTTCGCTTAGGTTAAACGAACCATTGTTAGAAGCACCACAAAACATACAAACGGTTAGCGAACAACTTATCAAAGATCAGCAAATTATTAGCATGAGCGATGGTTTGATTAGAAACGTTAGTGGTGCTGCAAGGTCTGAGCACTGGGGAGATTTGTACACCAATATTAAAATGCGTGGTTCGCAAGTGCAAGCCATGCGTAATGGCTTCAACTTTGTAAATTCGTATTGGGGTCCACTAACCGAAGACATGAGCTTTGTAGATCACATTGAGTTTGTAAAAGGTCCGGCTGGCTTTATGCTAAGCAACGGCGACCCAAGCGGCCTATACAATGTAGTAACCAAAAAACCTACAGGTATTAACAAAGGAGAGGTTTCCTTTACTGTTGGCAGCTACGATTTGTATAGAACAGCTGTTGATTTCGATCATAAAATTACTGGTGATGGAAAGCTCTTGTTCAGGCTAAATGCCGCCGCACAAACTAAGGGTTCTTTTAGACCTTACGAGAAAAACGACCGCTATACTTTTGCTCCATCGTTAAGCTATCAATTAACCCGCAACACAAAAATTACTGCCGAGTATGCTTTGCAAAACGCAAAAATGACTGAAGTAGGTTCATACTATGTATTTAGTCCTAACGGATATGCCACCTTACCGAGAGATTTTACTTTAACTCAGCCGGGCGTACCAGATACTAGAATTAACGACCATAGTGCTTTTGTAAACGTACAACATAATTTTAGCGATACTTGGAAAGCAACTGCACAAGTAGCCTATTCTAAATACCTGCAAACTGGCTATAGCTCGTGGCCGTCGGCTGTAAATACCGATAACACTGTTATTAGAAATGTAGGTATTTGGGATGCCGAAAGTTCCATGAAATTAGCCCAATTTTTTATCAACGGGCAAATGAAAACTGGAGGCATTGTGCACCGAATTTTAGCGGGATTTGATGGTGGAAAGAAAGCATATATTGCAGATTGGGGCCAATCTCACGATTTAGATCTTGCCTCTGCTCCTTTTAACGTAAATAATCCAAATTACGGTTTTCCGGCAAATGGCTATCCTAATTTTGATAGAAGCCAGCCTTTACAAGTTAGAGGTGCAGCAAACAACATCGACCAAAAATACCTGAGTGCTTACCTACAAGATGAGCTAGGTTTCTTTGAAAATAAATTGAGATTAACTTTAGCTGGTAGATACACTTACATTAACCAATCTGCTTACAGTGGCAAGCCAGAAACAGCTAAAAAAGTAACTCCTAGAGTTGGTTTAAGCTATTCTGTAGATAAAAATACTTCAGTTTATGCCGTGTACGACCAGTCTTTTTTACCGCAAACAGGTATTTTACGTAATGGAGATGAAAACCCACCGCTTACGGGAACCAATTACGAGGCGGGCATCAAAAAAGATTGGCTAGATGGCAGGTGGAACACCACCCTTTCTGTTTACCGAATTGTGAAGCAAAATGAATTGGGTCCAGATCCTTTTAGTACACCTAACGAAAACTTTAGCATTGTAATTGGCGAAAAAAGAGCCCAAGGTTTTGAATTTGATTTACGAGGCGAAATTACATCGGGCTTAAAATTAATTGCCAACTACGCCTACACCGACGGAAAAGTAACAGAAGTAAACCCTAGCGTAACTTGGATGGTAGTTGGCGACGCAGTTCCCGGCTTTTCTAAGCACACTTCTAATGCTTGGTTAAGTTATACGTTACAAAGTGGCGCATTGAAAGGCACGGGTATTAACGCTGGTTTTACGCATTTAGCGGGCCGTGCCATGGGCACCTTTAGCGGCACCAACGAAGAACGCAACTTGCCTAACTATTTTAAAGTAGATGGTGGCTTGTTCTGGGAAAACAAAAGCTTAAGAATTAACGCCAATGTATTTAACGTGTTAGACAAATATCTATTTACTGGCGCTTATTATACCGGTTACTGGAACGCCCCAAATTACGATTTAGGCGTGTACTCTTGGCAAGCCGAAGCACCTAGAAACTACCGTTTAAGCATAGCTTATAAATTTTAATTAAACAACTAATTTTTAAACCAATTGGCCTATAACGCCAATTGGTTTTTGCCGTTAAAAAGAATAGAGATGGGGTTTAAAAAACCGATAAAAAAGAAAAGCACATTCAAATATTGGATAGGTCAGCTGCATTTATGGCTAGGTCTAATATCAGGCTTATTTGTATTGTTTTTGGGCCTAACGGGATGCATTTTAGCTTTCCAACGGGAGATAGAGGATGCCGTACAAACTTATCGGTTTACCGAAACCCAAAACAAACCACTTTTGGCACCAACGCAACTCAAAGCAATTGCAGATAAGGCCCTACCCAACAAACATGCGCATAGCGTAACTTACCAGCCTGGCCGTACTACGCAAGTGGTTTATTACGATTTGGTAGCCGATTACTACTACATTGTTTTCGTAAACCAATACACGGGCAAAGTTCTAAAAGTAAAGAACATGGATGAAGATTTTTTTAGGATCATCATTATGGGGCATTATTACCTATGGCTACCGCCAGAAATTGGCCAGCCTATTTTAACCACGGCAACCATGATGTTTGTTTTTTTACTCATTTCTGGGTTGGTTTTATGGTGGCCAAAAAGCAAAGCCGCCAGAAAGCAACGTTTTACCGTAAAATTGAAATCTAAATGGCGTAGGTTAAATTACGATTTGCATAATGTTTTAGGCTTTTACATTACCTTTATTGCTATCTTCATTGGTCTAACAGGCATGGTAATGGGCTTTCAATGGTTTGCTAAGTCTGTGTACTGGGTAAGCTCTGGGGGTAAAACCATGACCGAATGGGAGGAAACCTACTCAGACACTACATCCCTTACCAAGTTAAGTACAAATGCGGCTGCGGCCGATCTACTTTGGGCTAAGTTTTTGAAGGAAGATCCTAAGTTTAAAGGAAGTTTGGATGTACACGTACCCGAAGATGAGAAAGGCGCTGTAGAAATTGCCAAAAATCCAGACCCAAACACCTACTGGAAAGCAGATTACCGTTATTTCGACCAGCATACCTTGAAAGAAATTGAGGTAAAACATCAATTCGGCAAATTTGCCAACGCTACCGTAGCCGATAAGATCATCAGGATGAATTACGATATCCACGTTGGTGCAATTGCGGGCTTACCCGGAAAAATCATTGCTTTTATTGCCAGCTTAATTGCGGCAAGTATGCCCGTAACTGGGGTAATTATTTGGATAGGACGTAAGAAGAAAAAAAGAGCGAAGATTTCGCCAGCAACTGCAATACAACCACAATTTCAGTAAAAGTGCTTTTTGGCCACAATTTTATATCTTGTGGCACAAAGCATTTTTAGTATGTACCGTTTTTCTATCTTATTTATATTTTTCATTTCTGCAAGTTTTAATGTAGCGGCACAAGATTTGGTTGATGCCAAAAAAGCCATCAAAACCTTAACCTCTAAAAAATATTGGGGTAGGGGCTACACTAAAAACGGCATGGCTAAAGCGGCTAATTTTATTGAGAATAAAATGAAGAGCTTTGGCTTATCTCCTTTAACCGAAGCTGGTTTTAAGCAATATTTCAATTTCTCTGCAAACACTTTTCCTTCAAAAATGGAATTGAAAATAAATGGCAAAAAATTAAGGCCGGGAAAAGATTTTATTGTACACCAAGCTAGCAAAGGCGTTAACACCAGTGATAGTTTAACCCGTAAAGATAGTGTTACCTACGCTAATAAAAATGGTGGTGTTGTGGTAGGCTTGGCACCTAAGCTAACGTGGTCTGCTTCGCAAAAAGTGCTAGATTATACGGTTATCGAGGTGGCTAAAAGAACGGATGTTCCCATTCTAAAAAAGATTGATGTTCATATTGAAAATGAATTTGTTACAAATTTTACCGCAGCTAACGTTATGGCTATGGTTAAAGGAACTACCAAACCAGATTCGGTAATTGTATTTACAGCACACTACGATCATTTAGGTGGCATGGGAAATAAAACCTACTTTCCGGGAGCTAACGACAATGCAAGTGGTGTGGCCATGCTGCTTGATTTGGCAAAGTATTACGCTAAAAACCCACCAAAGTACAGCGTTGTCTTTATCGCTTTCGCCGCCGAAGAAATTGGCTTGTTAGGTTCGAAAATACTTTACAGAACATCCTTTATTTCCACTTAAAAACATTCGCTTTTTGTGGAATTTAGATTTATTGGGAAATGGCGATGCTGGTGCGACAGTAGTTAACGCCACCGTTTATCCAGATGAATTTGCGCTGCTTAATAAAATTAACAACCAACAGAAATTAATTTCTAAAATAAACTCAAGAGGTAAGGCAGCCAATAGCGATCACTATTATTTTACAGAAAAAGGTGTGCCAGCGTTTTTCTTATATACACAAGGTGGAATAAGTGCCTACCATGATGTGTATGATATGGCGGCCACACTCCCTTTAACAGCATATCAAAATTTATTTAAACTTTTTGTAGCATTTAATTTTGAGCTAACTAAGTAGCAAAAAAAGGGGATGTTTTAACAAAACATCCCCTTTTTAATAGCAGGTTAAACCACTAATTTTCTGGTAATAAAACCAAACGGATGTAGTTGTCGCCGTTTAAGTATTTTTTAGCTGCGGTTTTTGTAGCATCAACAGTTACGCCGTTAATGCGTGAAGTATTGTCTAACACTTGCTCTACGTTGTCGTTGTATTTTAGGCGGTTAGTTAAATAACCTAACCAGTAACCATTTTCGCGAAGACTTAGTTCTTGTTGTCTTAACTCTTCAGATTTGAATTTCTGTAGGTCTTCTGCAGTTACGCCATTGTTTTTAAAGGTGTTCACTTCTTCCAAGGCAGCATTAATTAGCTTCTCGGCATTAGCTTTAGCACAGTTAAAAGAAATGGTAAAATAATAGTGAGCCGTTGGA from Pedobacter sp. SL55 includes these protein-coding regions:
- a CDS encoding four helix bundle protein; protein product: MRDYKKLDVWKKAHELNMFIKKSIATQFPKEERFELISQLTRASLSIPLNIVEGCGRFTDKDFAHFLNIALGSTNEIDYCCLCASELKYISEEDYLKVNQSINEVRAMLISFLKFLRSGGENLKP
- a CDS encoding four helix bundle protein produces the protein MQNYKELKVWEKPHQLVLEIYRLTAKFPKEEIFGVTSQIRRAAASIPANIAEGCGKKSQLDFANFLNISLGSANETDYFLLLCRDLNYISETEFLELENTINAIKAMLINLITKVRSK
- the argC gene encoding N-acetyl-gamma-glutamyl-phosphate reductase translates to MIKAGIIGGAGYTGGEMLRILVNHPQVEIAFVNSSSNAGNLISDVHTDLFGDTDLRFTDQISQDIDVLFLCVGHGDAKKFLEANPIDERIKIIDLSQDFRLNRNSSIENRQFVYGLPELNKDKIQSARNIANPGCFATCIQLGLLPLASKGLLQSEVHINATTGSTGAGQSLSKTSHFSWRNNNLSIYKAFEHQHLNEIGESLVQANGAPLPLGGTGGGLLTFIPQRGDFTRGILAAMYIESDLTEEQAYELYENYYAGHSFTHVSRKNIDLKQVVNTNKCLVHLEKHGNKLFIISIIDNLLKGASGQAVQNMNLMFGLEETAGLKLKAANF
- a CDS encoding GNAT family N-acetyltransferase; protein product: MNNNDFIVQVALPEHRVFAEEIVEEMAESAKARGTGIAKRSPEYVAGKMQEGKSVIAFHKDGSWAGFCYIETWSHGQFVANSGLIVSPKYRKEGLAKAIKEEIFALSRKLYPKAKIFGLTTGLAVMKINSDLGYEPVTYSELTQDEEFWKGCQSCVNFDILKMKERKNCMCTAMLYDPKEKKHEAAKEFAEELQKKPKLYERFMRIKQRLIEKKGGSDLKSLLLFLAFINK
- a CDS encoding GNAT family N-acetyltransferase, whose translation is MSKIEIKRIDEKEANLVVGLFNQYRIFYGKFSDLGMAKAFIDARLENNESVIFVALDGDKPVGFTQLYPKYSSARLTKNWILNDLFVDPDYRKQGIGEALIKTVIDFAKGQGSTFVQLETAVDNFTAQSLYEQIGFVKQGPDEEFLLYKIEIK
- the argG gene encoding argininosuccinate synthase produces the protein MKKKVVLAFSGGLDTSFCCIHLTKDRDLEVHSVVVNTGGFSDEELKEIEARAYALGVTSHAAVDETENYYNDSIKYLIYGNVLKNATYPLSVSAERVCQATAIANYVKKIGADYVAHGSTGAGNDQVRFDMIFNILIPNVEIITPIRDLKLSREAEIEYLAKHGVVYTAEKAKYSINKGLWGTSVGGAETLTSNKTLPESAWPTQVTETEARQVELTFEKGELVAVDGEKLEPVRAIQKLQAIAAPFGVGRDVHVGDTIIGIKGRVGFEAAGPMVIIKAHHALEKHTLTKWQLSWKENLSSFYGNWLHEGQFHDPIMRDMEAFLTSTQSTVNGKVFVELLPYRFHIVGIESANDLMSNKFGSYGEMNNAWSGEDVKGFSKIFGNQVMIWHKVNSEA
- a CDS encoding DUF4397 domain-containing protein, whose translation is MNTTRTKISFKTLYALVAIATVTLLSACGKGENQVTEYGSLSVYNASPSSTTYDVYLNSSKLNSAALPYAGGVKYVQLTAGSYETKFTVASETASIYTKTGINIANNAFSTLYLTGTTGSFDGLLVADEFAGAATDKAHVRFINLSPDAPALDLRIKDATSNLTSNKAYKTNSGFTAVDAGAKTFEIKETTSGNVKATVDRTLVNGTFYTIIAGGKITPGTNERAFNGQIIQHQ
- a CDS encoding aspartate aminotransferase family protein, with the translated sequence MNLYDVYPLNDIEITEAQGSNVWDANGQKYLDLYGGHAVISIGHTNPHYVQRLTEQLNKVGFYSNSIKIPLQAQLAEKLGQVSGKTDYQLFLLNSGAEANENALKLASFYNGRKKIIAFKGAFHGRTSLAVAATDNPKIVAPVNETENITFLPFNDEQALADEFAKHGNEIAAVIIEGIQGVGGIKEASKSFLQKIRSLCDEHNAVYIADSVQCGYGRTGQFYSHDWAGVEADIYTMAKGMGNGFPIAGISIAPKFKPWHGQLGTTFGGNHLACAAALAVLEVIEKDNLMKNAEEVGTYLIEELKKFEQVKEVRGRGLMIGIELPEELAHVKKDLLFKHFIFTGEAKPNVIRLLPALNLTKAHADEFLEALKKVLSST